From a region of the Macrobrachium nipponense isolate FS-2020 chromosome 3, ASM1510439v2, whole genome shotgun sequence genome:
- the LOC135222335 gene encoding pupal cuticle protein Edg-84A-like, whose protein sequence is MKVLVFLCLVGLAVSARRLTKEEEAKEMESFDPYNFNVVVNDDENTVYSARQESQDSNGVVQGQYSWIAADGTRYIVTYTADPVNGYNAVTKQEKTNVVVRMPVPRLLVPEKGETIA, encoded by the exons atgaag GTCTTGGTTTTCCTGTGCTTGGTAGGCCTGGCTGTTTCTGCCCGACGCTTAACTAAGGAAGAAGAGGCCAAAGAAATG GAGTCCTTCGACCCATACAACTTTAACGTTGTCGTCAACGACGACGAGAACACCGTCTATTCGGCCCGCCAGGAATCCCAGGACAGCAACGGCGTCGTCCAGGGACAGTACTCTTGGATCGCCGCTGACGGAACACGCTACATTGTCACTTACACGGCTGATCCTGTCAACGGTTACAAC GCAGTAACCAAGCAAGAGAAGACCAACGTCGTCGTAAGGATGCCAGTTCCTCGTCTCCTGGTGCCAGAGAAAGGAGAAACCATCGCATAG